AGACGACGTCGTGACCGCCGACGGGCTGGGCGGTGGGGGTCGACGCCACCACCGCCGGGCCGCCGGCGGGCGGGGTGGTCACCGACGTGTCGACGGTCCACGTGCGGGTCGCCGTCGGCCGGACCGCCGGGTCGCGGACGAACGGCGTCGGGTCGGTCACCTTCGCGCTCAGCGTATGCTTGCCGGGCTTCACGTGCGTCTGTCGCAGGTCGAGCGCGTCCGAGCCGCGCACGGGGACGCCGTCGAGGGTCCAGGTGACGTCGAGGCGGTGGTCGGCCGGGTGCATCGTCCGCACCCACACGACGCGGTCGGCGCCGATCGTCCCGGCCTCGGTGCCACCGCTGATGAGCGGCACCTTGGCGGAGATGCGCTGCGTCATCCGTTCCCGGCCGACCTGGTCGAACGCGTAGCCGAGCGTCTTCATCATCGAATGCTCGCTCGGCCGCCAGACGCCGGTCTGCGTGTAGAGCCCGCCTTCGAAGCGGCCGATCGTGCCGCCCGACTCGCTGGGCTCGCCCAGCCAGCGCCACCACTTCGCGTGCTGGTCGCGCATCTGCCGCTCGGTCAGCAGGGTGTGGTGGACCGAGTCCGGCTCGCCGCCTTCGTACGCGCCGCCCGGGACGTTGCGGGCGTAGTAGTCGTACTCGTCGTCGAGGCCGCCGAGCGAATGGCCCAGTTCGTGGGGCGAGATCAGCGCGGAAAGCGCGTTCCCGCCGGACGCCGTCGCGTAGGTGCCGCCCGCGCCGCCGTACGTGCCGCTGTTGGCGAGGGCGAGGATCTGCCGGTTGGCGCGGGTGGTGCCGGGCACGAGGTCGGCGTACCGCTGGGCCGCGTCGTCGTCGACGGTCAGCAGCCGCTGGACGCTCGCGGCGGTGCAGCCACCCCAGAAACCCATGTTCAGCGGGGTGTCCCGGCGTGGTGCGTCGAGCGACGGGTCACAGTCCACACCGGACTCGGGCGAGGCGATCGACACGGCGTAGACGTTGAAGTAGCTGCGGTAGGACTTGAACGGCTCGAGCGACCACAGGGTGCTGACGTGCCGCTGGACGTCGGCGAAGAACTTCGGCTGTTCCGCTGCGGTGTAGCCGTCCCCGAGGACGACGAGGGTGAACCGCTGGGCGACGGGCCCGGTCACCTGGACGGCGGTGACGCTCGCGGCCGGCTCGGCGGCTTGTGCGGGGGTGGCGATTCCGGCGGCGATCAACAGTGCTGCGGCGAACCCGGCCCACTTCGACATCGTCCCGGTCTACCGCAGTGCTTTCGCCGCCGGAACCGCCGGAAGTCGGGCTATCCTGCGGGGATGGGGAATCGAGGGGGAATCCTGCCGGCTGTCGGCGCACTGGCCCTGCTGGCCGCTTGTTCGGCTCCGGCGCCCGCGCCGGTCGCGCAGACCACGACTCCGGCTTCGGCTTCGGCCAAGCCGCCGACGACCGGGCCGTCATCGGACGCGCCCGCACTGGGCCCGGGGCCGGGCTCGCAGCCGCCGACGACACCGCAGCCACCGCCGCCGAACTCGCCGGCCGAGGTGACGTCGGCCTGCCCGTTCCTGGGCGTCACCGAATCGAGCGCCACGATGGGCGTCGTCCTGGACGCCTACGCGGTCGAGGAGGCGAAGACCACGCAGCAGGACGCGACGACCTACCACTGCACCTACGCCAGCCGGACCGGCGGCCGGCAACTGCTCGACCTGTTCGTCACCGTGGTCCCGGGCACCGGGCAGATCCCATCCCTGGTCACCGCGTGGACCAAGGACTGCAAGGGCCCGGCCAAACCGATCGGCGGAGTGGCCGGCACCACCCGCACCTGCTCGCTGGACGGCGCCGACTCGGGCGACGTCATGGTGCTGGTGGTGAAGAAGTCCCACGGCCAGACCCGGCTGGCCGAGCTCTACGTCCGCCCGTTCACCGACGAGGTCTACGCCAAGCTCGCCCAGCTCCTGACCGACCGGCTGTAAGCCGTTATACGCGGGTGAGCCGGTACCAGACCTCGGGCCGGCCCACCTGGCCGTAGTGCGGCTCCCGGTGCGCCATTCCGTTGTCCGCCAGGTACTCCAGGTACCGGCGCGCCGTCACGCGGGAGGCGCCGATCGCGTTCGCCGCCGCGCCCGCGGACAAGCCCTCCGCCGCGCCGGACAGCGCGTCCGTGATCGCCTCCAGGGTCTGGACGCTCATTCCCTTCGGCAGCGGGGGTTGCTCCGTCGTGCGCAGCGCCCCCAGCGCGCGGTCGATCTCGGCCTGGCCGGTCACCTCGCCCGACGCGTCGCGGAACTCCGCGTAGCGCTCCAGCTTCTCGCGCAACGTGGCGAACGTGAACGGCTTCAGCAGGTACTGCACCACCCCCACCGACACCGCGGCCTTCACCAGGCCGAGGTCGCGCGCCGACGTCACGGCGATGACGTCGATCGGCAGGCCGGCCGCGCGCAGGGAGCGGCACACCGCCAGGCCGTGCGTGTCGGGCAGGTAGAAGTCAAGCAGCACCAGGTCGACCGGCTCGCGTTCGCAGAACCGCAGCGCCTCGCCGCCGGAATGGACGACGCCGGCCACGGAGAACCCGGGCAGCCGCTCGACGTAGACGCGGTGCGCCTCGGCGGCCACCGGCTCGTCCTCCACCACCAGCACGCGGATCACCGGTCCGCCTCCTGCCGCGGCAGCCGCACGGTGAACACCGCGCCGCCGTCCCGTCCGAGGTCGACTGTGCCGCCGTAGCGGCGCACCGCCTGCCCGACGAGCGCGAGGCCGAGCCCGTGGCCGTCCTCCGCCTTCGTCGACCAGCCGCGGCGGAAGATGTCGGCGTCTTCGGGGACGCCGGGCCCGCTGTCGGTGACGCGCAGCAGCAGCCCGCCGTCCTCGGACCGGGCGGTGACGACGACCGCCGGCTTGCCACCGCCGCGCACAGCCGCGTCGATGCCGTTGTCGATGAGGTTGCCGAGGATGGTCACCAGGTCGCGGGCGGCGATCCCGAGCGAGGCGTCGTCGATCACCGTGTCCGGGGTGACGGTGAGCTCGACCCCGCGTTCGCTCGCCTCGGCGGCCTTTCCCAGCAGCAGCGCGGCGAGCACCGGCTCGGCGACGGCGCCGACGACGCGGTCGGTCAGCTCCTGGGCGAGCGCGAGCTCGGCAGTCGCGAACTCGACGGCCTGCTCGGGTTTGCCGATCTCCACCAGGGAAACGACGGTGTGCAGCCGGTTCGCCGCCTCGTGCGCCTGCGACCGCAGCGCCTCCGCCAGCCCGCGGGCGGTGGTCAGCTCCCCGGTCAGCG
This genomic window from Amycolatopsis mongoliensis contains:
- a CDS encoding response regulator yields the protein MIRVLVVEDEPVAAEAHRVYVERLPGFSVAGVVHSGGEALRFCEREPVDLVLLDFYLPDTHGLAVCRSLRAAGLPIDVIAVTSARDLGLVKAAVSVGVVQYLLKPFTFATLREKLERYAEFRDASGEVTGQAEIDRALGALRTTEQPPLPKGMSVQTLEAITDALSGAAEGLSAGAAANAIGASRVTARRYLEYLADNGMAHREPHYGQVGRPEVWYRLTRV
- a CDS encoding M64 family metallopeptidase gives rise to the protein MSKWAGFAAALLIAAGIATPAQAAEPAASVTAVQVTGPVAQRFTLVVLGDGYTAAEQPKFFADVQRHVSTLWSLEPFKSYRSYFNVYAVSIASPESGVDCDPSLDAPRRDTPLNMGFWGGCTAASVQRLLTVDDDAAQRYADLVPGTTRANRQILALANSGTYGGAGGTYATASGGNALSALISPHELGHSLGGLDDEYDYYARNVPGGAYEGGEPDSVHHTLLTERQMRDQHAKWWRWLGEPSESGGTIGRFEGGLYTQTGVWRPSEHSMMKTLGYAFDQVGRERMTQRISAKVPLISGGTEAGTIGADRVVWVRTMHPADHRLDVTWTLDGVPVRGSDALDLRQTHVKPGKHTLSAKVTDPTPFVRDPAVRPTATRTWTVDTSVTTPPAGGPAVVASTPTAQPVGGHDVVYVETGEPTGSIPQVRWALDGKPAGSGPDFALKESRGSHTLTATTGGTTLTWAVDAAGPTTTAELPPAKDNVFHGSFTMRLTPSDGLPEFRVDGDGWHKYYGWPTDPNAPYLFTTRGTEIDGLAYGNLGSGGLTVSPFATRMPGYGRHRVEYRSIDAAGNTGPTRSFVVTLLP